Genomic segment of Xanthobacter dioxanivorans:
CGGCGGCATGGCGAGCCTCGAGGACCGGCTGGACAACTGCATGACGCGCTCCATGAACGGCCGCCCCATGCCGCGGGACGCCGGCCCCATGCGGGCGCTTGTCGCCTATCTGCGGATTCTCTCCACCGCGCTACCGAAGGACGCGCGCATCGAGGGCGCCGGGGCCGGCGCCATCCCCGGCCTCGACCGGCCCGCCGATCCGACGCGCGGCGCGCTCGTCTACGCGCAGAATTGTGTTTTCTGCCATCGCGCGGATGGCCGGGGCCTCGCGCGCAACGCCGTGGTCGCGAGCTTCGGCTATGGGGTGCCGCCGCTATGGGGACCGGACAGCTTCAACGACGGCGCCGGCATGAACCGCCTCGTCACCATCGCCAATTTCGTGCACGACAACATGCCGAACGGCACCGACTGGACCATGCCCGTGCTGGTGCCTGAGGATGCGTGGGATGTGGCCGCCTACGTGGTGAGCCAGCCGCGCCCGGCGCGGGCCGCATTCGAGGCCGATTTCCCGAACCTGCTCGAAAAGCCGGTGGACACGCCCTACGGCCCCTACGCGGACAGCTTCCCGGCGGAGCAGCACAAATACGGGCCGTTCGGTCCCATCCGGACCGAGATTGCCCGCCTGAAGGCGGTGAAGGGCACGGTACCCAATCCCTACGCCAGGTAGGGAGCGCTCATTTCGGCGTCGTGGACTGGCAGGCGCCGGGCCTGCCCTGGCCGAACCAGTTGCCGCACTTGTCGCAGCCCGACAGGCCGAGGGCGAGCGCCGCGACGGCGACGAGACGGATGACGGCGCGCATGGCTTCTCCTTTTGCGGACGCCGGGACCTTAGAGCATTTTCGAGCCCGGGGACGGGTTCGCGTGAAGAAAATGCGGCCAGGCAAAGACATCAGTCAAAGACATCAGGCGAAGCGGCGGGGCAAGCTCGGTGGGGAAGGGCGCCTCCGCCGCCCCGCCCGCCGCCTCAATAGACGATCACGTGACGCACCACCTCGCCGCGGTCGAGGCGGTCGAAGCCCTCATTGATGTCGTCGAGCGGGCCGGTGGAGGAAAGCAGGCGGTTCACCGGCAGCTTGCCGCGCCGGTAGAGCGCCATGAAGCGCGGGATGTCGCGCGGCGGCACGCAGCTTCCCATGTAGCTGCCCTTGATGGTGCGCTCCTCGGCCACCAGGTGCACCGGCGGCAGGGACACGCGGGCGTTGGGGTTGGCAAGGCCCCCGGTGGTGGTGGTGCCGCCGCGCCGGGTGATCTTGTAGGCGAGCTCGAAGGCCGGGGCGGAGCCCGCCATCTCCACCGCGTGGTGAACGCCGCCGGAGGTGGCGTCCTTCACCGCCTCCACCACATCGGGGTCGGTGGCCAGGAAGGTGTCGGTGACGCCGAGCGAACGGGCCAGCTCCAGCTTCGCCGGCGAGATGTCGAGGGCGACGATCTGCTCCGCCCCGGCCGCCACCGCGCCCATGAGCGCCGAAAGGCCGACGCCGCCGAGCCCGACCACCGCCACCCGGTCGCCGGCCTTCACGCCGGCGGTGTTCACCACCGTGCCGACGCCGGTCATCACCGCGCAGCCGAACAGGGCGGCGTCCACCAGCGACATCTCCGGGTCGATCTTGATGATGGAGCGGCGCGAGACCACCGCATACTCGCCGAAGCCAGAGATTCCGCACAAATGGTAGGCCTGCGTGCCGTCGTCGCAGGTGAGCCGCCGGCCGCCGCCGAGCAGGGTGCCGGCGCCGTTGGACGCCTGGCCGGGGCCGCACAGCTGGGCCTTTCCATCCAGGCACGAGGGGCAGGTGCCGCAGGTGGGCACGAAGCTCATCACCACATGGTCGCCGGGGGACAGGTCGGTGACACCGGCGCCGGTCTCCACCACCACGCCCGAGGCCTCGTGGCCGAGCACCATGGGCAACTGGCGCGGACGGTCGCCGTTGATCACCGAGAGGTCGGAATGGCACAGGCCCGCAGCCGCCACCTTGATCAGCACCTCGCCGGCCTGGGGCGGGGCGAGCTCGACCGTCTCGATGGTAAGCGGGCGCGTCTCCCCGTAGGGCTTGCCGACCGGGGACGTGCGGAGCACGGCGGCGCGAATACGCATGATATTTCCTCCCGACGATCCTTTGCGCCGTAATGGCCGGCGCATGGGGCAGCGTCAAGCTCGGGCGAATGGGCATTCAGGGGAAGGCGCGCCGCACGCGCGCCGGTTCTCGTCGCCGGCGGAAGCCTCAGGCGGCTTCCGCCACCATGCCGGCGATCAGCAGGTCGGCGGTCTGGCCGGCGAGCAGGGCGACGTTGGCGTCCTTGGTGATCATGGCGGCGACGATGGCACCGTCGATGAGGACGCCGATCTGGTGGGCGGCGCCCTCCGGGTCACGGGAACCGGCCTCGGCGGCGAGACGGGCGATGGTCTGGAGCACCACCTTCTTGTGGGCGAGGGCGATCTGGCGCAGGCGGTCGTCCCTCTTGTCGTGCTCGGCCACGGCATTGATGAACGGGCAGCCGAAGAAGGCGTCGTCGCCGAACCATTCCCGCAGCACGGGAAAGATGCGGCGCAGGCGGGCGCGGGCCGGTGCCTCCCCCTTGAGCAGCTCGCCGAGAAACCAGTCGCGCCAGGCGGCGCCCTCGCGCTCCAGCACCGCCTCCACCAGCCGCTCCTTGGAGCCGAAGGTCTTGTAGAGCGTCGCCTTGGCGGTGGCCGCCTCGGCCACCACCGCGTCCACGCCCACGGCATTGATGCCATAGCGACAGAACAGGCGGGTCGCGGCGGAAAGGATGCGCTCGCGCGCCTTCGGCTCGGCCTCCGGCTCCGGAGCGGCATGCGGATTGGGACCGTGCGGCACCTTTGCCCGCATCATCTTCGGCTGCTGCATCGCTTCTCACCAATGTGCCGATTTCGTGGGCACTCAGACAGACCTGTCTGTCAATTACAGGCATGAATCATGCCGTGCAATGGCGACGAGGGGAAGCCGAAAATGCTTCTCTCGCTTGAGGAAAAGATGTTTCGCTGAAGATTCGTCCTGGGTCCGATGCAGCTGGCACAGGGCATGCATAAGACAGACCGGTCTGTCTATTCGTGACCCAAGGAGATCCGGATGTCCGCGCCCCAAACCGTTCTCACGGGCTGCCTCGCGCCCGAGGCTGCCACCGGCTGCCTCGCCCCCATCGACAGGGACGGCCTCGAGAAGCTCATCGCCGCCGGCAAGGCGGACCCCAAGGTCATCAAGACCCTGAAGTGCAAGACTGTGGCCGAGGGCCGCTTCCGGCACGCCAATTATATCCGCAACCTCGCCCCCTACATCGTCGACGAGCCCCCGGGCCTGCTCGGCGACGATACCGCCCCGAACCCGTCCGAAGCCTCGCTCGCGGCGCTGGGCTCCTGCCTCGCCGTGGGCCTGCATGCCAATGCGGTGCATCGCGGCTGGACCGTGCGCAAGCTGGAGCTCCAGCTGGAGGGCGACCTCAACATCACCGCCGTGTGGGGTACCGGCGACGTCAGCGAGAAGCCGGTGGGCTTCACCGACGTGCGCGTGAAGGTGGAGATGGAGTGCGACGGCGTGCCGAAGGAGGACGTGGACGCCCTCATCGCCCATGTCACCAAGTGGTCGCCGGTGGCCAACACCTTCGTGCGCCCGGTGAATCTCGAGGTGGCGCTGGCCTGATCGCCCGCGCCCGGCATGCCCGGTTTGCCCGGGCATGCCGGTCCGTGTTGCCGGGGTCCACCAAGGGAATTTCAGCCAGAGGGATTGCCATGCCATCGACCGCCGTGTCCGCCTTGTCGCCGCATGAATTGTCCGCATCCGACCTCGATTCCGCCGCGGCGCTCGCCGAGATCGGCAAGATCGCGGTTACCGACCTGTCCGCCTGGGCCCGCGCCATCGACGAGGGGACTTATCCCGCCACCCTGCTGCATCGCTTCGCCGATGCCGGGGCCTTCCGCCTGCATCTCGGCGAGGGGCACCGGCTGGGCAGCGCCATCGAGGGCATGAGCCGCATCTCGGAGGTCTGCACCTCCACCGGCTTCATGGCCTGGTGCCAGAACACGCTGGTCTGGTACCTGATCAACTCCGAGAATGCGGCCGCGAAGGCAAAGTACCTCGCCGCCGCCGCCACCGGCCACGTGCTGGGCGGCACCGCGCTCTCCAATCCCATGAAGTCCTTCTTCGGCATCGAGACGCTGAAGCTGAAGGGCACCCGGGTGGACGGGGGCTACAAGGTAAAGGGCATCCTGCCCTGGGTGTCCAACCTCGGGCCCGACCACTTCTTCGGCGCCATCTTCGCCGTCGACGGCGCCGAGCCGGTGATGGCCCTCATCGACTGCGCCGACCCGGCTGTGACGCTGAAGCCGTGCGAGCCCTTCCTCTCCATGGACGGCACCGGCACCTACGGCGTGCAGGTGCGCGATCTGTTCGTCCCCGACGACATGGTGCTGGCGCACGAGGCCATGGCCTTCGTGAAGAAGATGCGCGCCGGCTTCATCCTGCTCCAGGCCGGCATGGCCATCGGCCTCATGCGCGACGCCGTCGCCATGATGCGCGAGGTGGAGGGGCCGCTGGGCCACGTGAACCGCTTCCTGGAGACGCAGCCGGACGCCCTGGCCGAGACCCTCGCCGGCATCGAGGCGGAGGTGAACGCCCTCGCCGAGACGCCCTACGACACCAGCCCTGAATACTGGCGCCGGGTGGTCGCCGCCCGGCTCCTCGCCGGGGAGAAGAGCGTCGAGGCGGCGCACAACGCCATG
This window contains:
- a CDS encoding c-type cytochrome, encoding MGAYPRGLAGRAGGAIAIGARTFTALTFVALTCAALTLAASAALAQQEAPRPGAPAGDAAALAAANARIAVWDIPQVDLLPDDAEGRLVRYGRSVLEATARHIGPDAPDPAMRFAGNNLACVNCHLNAGRKKFGLPLVGASTDYPQYSARSGGMASLEDRLDNCMTRSMNGRPMPRDAGPMRALVAYLRILSTALPKDARIEGAGAGAIPGLDRPADPTRGALVYAQNCVFCHRADGRGLARNAVVASFGYGVPPLWGPDSFNDGAGMNRLVTIANFVHDNMPNGTDWTMPVLVPEDAWDVAAYVVSQPRPARAAFEADFPNLLEKPVDTPYGPYADSFPAEQHKYGPFGPIRTEIARLKAVKGTVPNPYAR
- a CDS encoding zinc-dependent alcohol dehydrogenase family protein is translated as MRIRAAVLRTSPVGKPYGETRPLTIETVELAPPQAGEVLIKVAAAGLCHSDLSVINGDRPRQLPMVLGHEASGVVVETGAGVTDLSPGDHVVMSFVPTCGTCPSCLDGKAQLCGPGQASNGAGTLLGGGRRLTCDDGTQAYHLCGISGFGEYAVVSRRSIIKIDPEMSLVDAALFGCAVMTGVGTVVNTAGVKAGDRVAVVGLGGVGLSALMGAVAAGAEQIVALDISPAKLELARSLGVTDTFLATDPDVVEAVKDATSGGVHHAVEMAGSAPAFELAYKITRRGGTTTTGGLANPNARVSLPPVHLVAEERTIKGSYMGSCVPPRDIPRFMALYRRGKLPVNRLLSSTGPLDDINEGFDRLDRGEVVRHVIVY
- a CDS encoding TetR/AcrR family transcriptional regulator, giving the protein MQQPKMMRAKVPHGPNPHAAPEPEAEPKARERILSAATRLFCRYGINAVGVDAVVAEAATAKATLYKTFGSKERLVEAVLEREGAAWRDWFLGELLKGEAPARARLRRIFPVLREWFGDDAFFGCPFINAVAEHDKRDDRLRQIALAHKKVVLQTIARLAAEAGSRDPEGAAHQIGVLIDGAIVAAMITKDANVALLAGQTADLLIAGMVAEAA
- a CDS encoding OsmC family protein, with amino-acid sequence MSAPQTVLTGCLAPEAATGCLAPIDRDGLEKLIAAGKADPKVIKTLKCKTVAEGRFRHANYIRNLAPYIVDEPPGLLGDDTAPNPSEASLAALGSCLAVGLHANAVHRGWTVRKLELQLEGDLNITAVWGTGDVSEKPVGFTDVRVKVEMECDGVPKEDVDALIAHVTKWSPVANTFVRPVNLEVALA
- a CDS encoding acyl-CoA dehydrogenase family protein — its product is MPSTAVSALSPHELSASDLDSAAALAEIGKIAVTDLSAWARAIDEGTYPATLLHRFADAGAFRLHLGEGHRLGSAIEGMSRISEVCTSTGFMAWCQNTLVWYLINSENAAAKAKYLAAAATGHVLGGTALSNPMKSFFGIETLKLKGTRVDGGYKVKGILPWVSNLGPDHFFGAIFAVDGAEPVMALIDCADPAVTLKPCEPFLSMDGTGTYGVQVRDLFVPDDMVLAHEAMAFVKKMRAGFILLQAGMAIGLMRDAVAMMREVEGPLGHVNRFLETQPDALAETLAGIEAEVNALAETPYDTSPEYWRRVVAARLLAGEKSVEAAHNAMLHCGARGYVRAHRCQRRLREAYFVAIVTPATKQLRLMLDQMPA